AAATCGCCGAAGTAAGTTGGATCCTCTCCGGAAGATTCGACTCTACAAAGCGGTTATCAGACCTGCGATGACATACGCTTCTTCAGTCTGGGGTTACGCCGCGCACTCGCACGTGCAAAAACTCCAAGTGGTTCAGAACAAGGTCCTAAGGATGGCATTCGATGCTCCTTGGTTTGTCAGTAATGCGACACTGCACAATGATTCCCAGATGGTGACCATCGAGGAATTCATTCGGAACAAAGCCAGTACCGAGTTTACGCGGCTCGAAGACCACCCAAATCCCCTCCTAGCGGGATTAACGGATTACGACGTTGAACACCTTCGCCATAAACGGCCAAGGCTGCTTCTCGTCTGAAGATCCGGGAACCCGACTGTCCTTTCCAAATCCACTTCCGATATCGCTAATTTAGCGAATATTAACTAATATATTTTCCGTCTGTTTTAGATCCGATGAAGAGGGTTAAGGAAGATTCCAGGAACCTCAAGAGGCCCGTCAAGTTCACCGTTCACCGTTCACCATTTTTATAACACTGTATACTTACTGCAGTGTACTACGCTGTGTTACTGTCGAAAATCTTGTCACCGATAAGTTTTATTAACTAATCAACGAACAACAACAATGCCACCGAAAACTAGTGGGAAAGCAGCCAAAAAGGCGGGTAAAGCGCAGAAAAATATATCGAAAACCGATAAGAAGAAGAAACGCAAGAGGAAGGAAAGCTACGCTATTTACATTTACAAGGTATTGAAACAAGTTCATCCTGATACCGGTATTTCGAGCAAAGCTATGAGTATAATGAACAGTTTTGTGAACGATATCTTCGAGAGGATAGCCGCTGAAGCATCCCGTTTGGCTCATTACAACAAAAGATCAACGATCACCAGTCGAGAAATCCAGACTGCCGTCAGACTTCTGTTACCTGGAGAATTGGCGAAGCACGCTGTAAGCGAAGGCACCAAGGCTGTTACTAAGTACACAAGTTCCAAATAAATGGCGAAATAAACATCCCCCCTCCCTACCAAACAACGACCGGTTCTTTTCAGAACCAAAAATTAGTATCTGAATAAAGAATATTATCgcaatttacaatatttttaagttaaccCGGCGACAGTGTGGTGGGTTTTTTGCATACAACCTTTGTGTATATTTTAAGTAACTTTTATTCACTGTAGTATATCTTGATAAGGATATATATTTTCAGTTCATAGTGACTAGTTGTCAAAAAATAACGCAGTAAATCATTgactattaatttttgtaactaaaaGAAACTTATTGTTAGCTAAAGAAATATTGATAAGTAGTCAAAAAGAAAGATGAAATATTGGAAAATAGAAAGCAGAAACTGATTGCCTTTATTCATGCCCGAGCTACAGTCATCACACGATACCACAGAATGTTCTAAACAAACAGCTTTTTTACACTTTGCACatctataaaatgtttttctgtcaCTTTTCCTAGGATAAAATTCGCATCTTCTAGATAGTTTATGTCGTTTCCCCGGTGGTTCATAAACGTTCATTTCGTCTACTGGCCTGGGGAGTAGCAATTCACGTGGGAGCCTTTTATGCAGAGCTCTGATTGCTTTGTGCTCCGTCAACAGTTGTATGGCCAATGTTTTCCATCTTTTACTATTGCGAGGTACATCGTAGCTCGCCGACAGCTCATCAACGACATCTACGCCACCTTTTGTAGCATTATAAAACGAAACTACTTCCGGTTTTCTTTTATCCCCAGTAGTTTCATCAATATCTGGAGTATGGTGTAAAGTAGACATAAGAAGTACAACTTTACCTTTTTGGAAACTAAAGTGATacctttttgaaaatcaaatttgctGGAATGGTCTGGTCTGTTTTTCACTACTTGAAAATGAAGCTCTCGGGTATTTGCCGTTTGTTCTTCCTAACCGTCCCGACGGGTGTAATTCTGTGTTGTCTCAGCAGTGTTAGCATCAGATCATAATTGCTGAACCAATCATCAAACGTTACATTTCGTTTTGTGCCGGAAATTGAAGCTATAAGTCTAAGAACCACATCGGTTGGGTTATTGCTCAACTTGAATGGACCATCAGGTTGCAGTCCCACGTACAATTCTAAGTTGAGAACATAGTATGATTTTGCATCTACAagtgtaaatattttcaaaccaTAACATGCTGGCATTTTGGGCATGTATTGACGAAAAGCACAGCGACCCCTGAATGCTTCTAACTTTTCGTCAATGGTGAGATATTTGCTTGGAGTAAACGAATCCTGGCATTTCTCTACCAAGTGGAAATGCGCGGACGTCGTCGTGTTACCGAAACCCTGGGCGAACATAACATTCCCGCAAAGCTACAGGCCCATCAGTTTGCTTTCTTGTCTCGGCAAGGTATGCGAGAGGATCGTCCAGATGAGGCTACAAAGATCAGTTCAAGATCTTAAGCTCGTTCAGGACGAACAGTTTGGTTTCCTACCCAAACATTCGACCGTACACCAGGTACTGCGACTTGTCGAATACATAACCGAAGGCTTCAATCGAAAGCAAAGCACTTGTGCGGCGCTTTTCGATGTTGCCCAGGCGTTCGACAAAGTATGGCATGAAggacttttgttcaaaatgctagAAGCGGGCGTGCCCCTGGCGTTGGTTCAATTGATTGCGTCCTATCTTGGCGGTGGGAAGGCGCACATCAAATTGAACGGTACGCGTTCGACAGAGCGAATCCTAACTGCTGGCGTCCCTCAGGGGTCGTTGCTTTCACCGATCCTTCTTAAGTAATCCTTCTTCTATTGACAGTTCTTCCCTCTTTTCGAAAAAAGAATGTAAATCAGTTGGAATCTCTTTCTTTTCTGGCCAATGTTGGTAAACAAATCTAGATATTTTCTCAAATGTAGCATCCTTACTAGTTTCATCTTTTAATTTCCGCTTTTTCACAGCAAGATGTCGTAGTCTTAATCGTAATAGATGACCTCGTTTTGGCCCACctatattttctatttcagAAGGTTCGTCATTATTAGTAGGTAGACGTGATAAAACATCTGCGGGTGCGTTGTCTTTTCCTTTCTGGTAAATGATTGAGTAATCGTAACTGTTCAAAATAATCGCCCATCGTAAAAGTCGGTTACTCGCTATTTTCGGTGTTTGACGATTTTCACCAAAAATCCTTTCAAGCGGTCTATGATCAGTGAATATTGAAAACTTACGACCATAGATATACTGGTGAAATGTTGTGACGGCGAAAATAATCGCCAATGCCTCTTTGTCTATCGTAGCATATCTTTTTTCAACATCTGTAAATTTTCTTGACGCATATGCAATTGGACGTAATTTTCTATCAGGGCATTCATGAAAAAGAACCGCACCTGCTCCTCTGTCACTCGCATCGCTCGTGATTATTATTCGCCATTGAGGGTTATAATGAATAAGAGTATCGGATGAAGacagaattaattttaaatcttcaaaaacttttttgttctcTTTAGACCAAATCCAATGTTGtcctttttttaaaagttcatATAGAGGTGTACATCTAACATAAAGATTTGGAATAAACTTTCCATAATATGAAATAGCTCCTAGAAACGATCGAAGTTCTGTCGTATTTGTCGTATAAATAAAGTATGATTTTGCATCTACAAgtgcaaatattttcaaacCATAACGTCGTGCTGGCTTTTGGGCATATATTGACGAAAAGCACAGCGACCCCTGAATACTTCTAACTTTTCGTCAATGGTGAGATATTCGCTTGGAGTAAACGAATCCTGGCTATTCTCAACGAATTTCTCAAATAATGCCCTCACTGCTGTCAtcttgtcaatatttttcctttcCGCACGATTATTTATGTTGTCAAAGCGTAAGCAAGACAGCACGAAAATGAACCGTTGCAAAGACATTGTTTCTCTGAATTAACTTATCCCAGCTCCATCTGTCGACCAAAGCTCCTCAAGGTTTAGCCTAGAACTTTTGAAAACTACTGCCAGATAGAGAAGTTCGAATAAAGCTCTTATTTCTGTTGCATTCGTATCCCGTACAACgtattgatgattttcatCGTAGCAAACAGATTTCTGTCGTATTTTTATATTGGTGCACATCACAATATCGTCCACCATATCAGAAATTATAAACTGATTGAAACATTCAATTGGTGTTTTAGCATTCTTGGTTGTACTTTTTATGCCTGGTAGGCGTGTGATTATATTCTCTGTACGCGTGCGAACATTCTTGGGAAAATCTTGTGAAGCCCATGTTGTACCATCCTTGCCTAAATATTTTCGACAGATTTTTGGTATTTCACTTTCAGTTACTTCTTCGCATCCTCCTCACCATCAGAGTTATGATTACTGTCACATACAAAATCAGATTCGTCTTCACTTTCGGAGCCAATGGGATTTTCGGCTTCTTCAACCTCTTCCCAGAGAGCTAATAATCGTGCCTATTCTTGTTCATAATGGCCTGCCATAAAACTGAAGGCGAAAACAAATTACTTGTGAAATGTTATATCGACATTTGTATTCAGAGTCTGTATA
This genomic stretch from Onthophagus taurus isolate NC chromosome 7, IU_Otau_3.0, whole genome shotgun sequence harbors:
- the LOC139430613 gene encoding histone H2B, whose translation is MPPKTSGKAAKKAGKAQKNISKTDKKKKRKRKESYAIYIYKVLKQVHPDTGISSKAMSIMNSFVNDIFERIAAEASRLAHYNKRSTITSREIQTAVRLLLPGELAKHAVSEGTKAVTKYTSSK